One genomic region from Leptolyngbyaceae cyanobacterium JSC-12 encodes:
- a CDS encoding PsaD protein (IMG reference gene:2510098204~PFAM: PsaD) — translation MAETLTGQPPIFGGSTGGLLTKALVEEKYAITWSSPKEQVFEMPTAGAAVMRQGDNLLYLARKEQCLALGTQLKTKFKIDYKIYRVFPNGDIQYLHPADGVYPEKVNPGRVAVNSVPRNIGKNPDPAKLKFSGVAPYNA, via the coding sequence ATGGCAGAAACTCTTACTGGACAACCCCCCATTTTCGGTGGTAGCACCGGTGGACTACTGACAAAAGCACTTGTTGAAGAAAAATACGCCATTACCTGGTCAAGCCCTAAGGAGCAGGTATTTGAAATGCCGACTGCTGGTGCTGCTGTGATGCGACAAGGTGACAACCTGTTGTATCTGGCTCGCAAAGAGCAGTGTTTAGCTCTGGGGACCCAACTGAAGACCAAGTTTAAAATCGATTACAAGATTTACCGGGTCTTCCCCAATGGAGACATTCAATATCTCCACCCAGCGGATGGTGTTTATCCTGAAAAGGTCAATCCTGGTCGTGTTGCGGTGAATAGTGTTCCTCGCAATATTGGCAAGAATCCTGACCCAGCGAAGCTCAAGTTTAGTGGTGTTGCCCCTTACAACGCCTAA
- a CDS encoding Protein of unknown function (DUF2949) (IMG reference gene:2510098205~PFAM: Protein of unknown function (DUF2949)), with protein sequence MNSALFTRLIRFLQEELLIPTESIQIALRHEERTPNLFPMVLWQYGLVSIEQLDKIFDWLETA encoded by the coding sequence ATGAACTCTGCCCTCTTCACACGTCTCATCCGCTTCCTCCAAGAAGAGTTGTTGATTCCAACTGAATCCATTCAAATTGCCCTACGCCACGAAGAACGCACTCCCAATCTGTTTCCCATGGTGCTCTGGCAGTATGGGCTAGTGTCCATTGAGCAACTAGATAAAATTTTTGACTGGCTAGAAACAGCCTAG